A single genomic interval of Spirosoma taeanense harbors:
- a CDS encoding L-fucose/L-arabinose isomerase family protein, whose amino-acid sequence MTVSPKGPITLGVIIGNRDFFPDKLVGECRADLLDVFARVGIRPIMLPESATKLGGVETFAEAQKCAELFRRHADEIMGVLVVLPNFGDEKGIAETLKLARLDVPVLIQAYPDDLSRMDVARRRDAWCGKISVCNNFYQYGIKYSLTTKHVVHPSDPSFAADLTNFMAVCRVVKGLRNVRIGAVGARPGAFNTVRYSEKILQRNGISVVTVDLSHILGFANKLTAADQSVKDRLDAIRAYAPTGRTPDDRLVQIAKLDVVLADFMAEHALDATAIQCWTSLQQNYGCNVCTSMSIMSENMLPSACEVDVTGTLSMYAMQLASGSPSALVDWNNNYADDENKCVLFHCGNWAKSFLPDIEISTAPILGTTVGEENTYGALAGRTPASPLTFGRISTDDPKGIMKAYVGEGRLTDDALNTFGNRAVAQIDNLQGLMQYVCRNGFEHHVVMNASKTAGILKEAMGNYMGWEVHEHQS is encoded by the coding sequence ATGACCGTATCACCGAAGGGCCCCATCACACTCGGCGTTATCATTGGTAACCGCGATTTTTTCCCGGATAAACTGGTCGGTGAATGCCGCGCCGATTTGCTGGACGTCTTTGCCCGAGTAGGGATCAGGCCGATTATGTTACCCGAGTCGGCCACCAAACTGGGTGGCGTTGAAACGTTTGCTGAGGCCCAGAAATGCGCCGAACTGTTTCGCCGTCATGCCGATGAAATTATGGGCGTGCTGGTGGTGCTTCCCAACTTCGGCGACGAAAAAGGCATAGCGGAAACGCTGAAGCTAGCCCGTCTCGACGTTCCGGTGCTGATTCAGGCCTACCCGGACGATCTAAGCCGGATGGATGTGGCCCGTAGGCGGGATGCCTGGTGCGGCAAAATCTCGGTTTGCAACAACTTTTACCAATATGGTATCAAGTACTCGCTGACGACCAAGCATGTCGTACATCCGTCGGACCCGAGCTTTGCCGCCGACCTGACGAATTTCATGGCCGTCTGCCGGGTTGTGAAAGGATTACGTAACGTGCGTATTGGTGCCGTGGGGGCTCGTCCCGGCGCCTTCAACACGGTACGCTACAGCGAGAAAATCCTTCAGCGTAATGGCATATCGGTCGTTACGGTTGATCTCTCGCATATTCTGGGTTTCGCCAATAAGCTGACCGCAGCCGACCAGTCGGTGAAAGACCGGCTGGATGCCATTCGGGCCTACGCGCCAACGGGCCGCACGCCCGACGACCGGCTGGTGCAGATTGCCAAACTGGACGTCGTGCTGGCCGATTTCATGGCCGAACACGCCCTGGATGCCACCGCCATTCAATGCTGGACCTCGCTGCAGCAAAACTACGGTTGTAACGTCTGTACGAGCATGAGCATCATGAGCGAAAACATGCTGCCCAGCGCCTGCGAAGTCGACGTAACGGGAACCCTGAGCATGTATGCCATGCAACTCGCGTCGGGATCGCCCAGCGCGCTGGTAGACTGGAACAACAATTACGCCGACGACGAGAACAAGTGCGTGCTGTTTCACTGCGGCAACTGGGCCAAGTCGTTCCTGCCCGACATCGAAATCAGTACAGCCCCCATTCTGGGAACCACCGTTGGCGAAGAAAATACGTACGGAGCCTTAGCCGGTCGAACGCCGGCGTCTCCGCTGACGTTCGGGCGCATCAGCACCGACGATCCCAAAGGCATTATGAAAGCGTACGTGGGCGAGGGTCGGCTGACCGACGATGCCCTGAATACCTTCGGTAACCGCGCCGTGGCGCAGATTGACAACCTCCAGGGGCTGATGCAGTACGTATGCCGCAACGGTTTCGAGCACCACGTAGTGATGAATGCTTCCAAAACGGCGGGCATCCTGAAAGAAGCCATGGGCAATTACATGGGCTGGGAAGTCCACGAGCATCAATCCTAA
- a CDS encoding transketolase family protein translates to MGDVTTVITDTKAGQANLDVFSSTLQELAATDRNLLVVTSDSRGSGKLVPFAQKYPKQVVEIGIAEQNLVGVAAGLASTGKNVFAVSPACFLTARSFEQIKTDVAYSNNPVRLIGISAGVSYGALGSTHHSLHDFAALRAVHNLTIVAPADNFETEQAIRQAAQLNTPVYIRFGKKPMPLLSEENKEFLFGKGRVVSEGDDLVLVATGETVYPALLAARQLEQTHGIRATVISMHTIKPLDCDLLATVAAKGCPILTVEEHSVYGGLGEACASFLMMNGFRNRFNIMGIPDEYTVTGSQVEIFNHYGLSENGIAQEALTLLGR, encoded by the coding sequence ATGGGAGATGTAACAACCGTCATAACGGACACAAAAGCGGGGCAGGCCAATCTGGATGTTTTTTCCAGTACCCTGCAGGAATTAGCGGCTACCGACCGTAACCTGCTGGTGGTCACTAGCGATTCGCGGGGGTCGGGCAAGCTCGTGCCCTTCGCGCAGAAATACCCGAAGCAAGTAGTCGAAATTGGCATCGCCGAACAAAACCTGGTGGGCGTAGCGGCCGGTCTGGCATCAACGGGCAAGAATGTGTTTGCCGTATCGCCCGCCTGCTTTCTGACAGCCCGCTCGTTTGAGCAGATCAAAACCGACGTTGCCTACTCCAACAACCCGGTGCGGCTGATTGGTATCAGCGCGGGCGTCAGCTACGGGGCTTTAGGGTCAACCCACCACAGCCTGCACGATTTTGCCGCCCTGCGCGCCGTGCATAACCTGACCATTGTGGCCCCAGCCGACAACTTTGAGACGGAGCAGGCCATCCGGCAGGCGGCTCAACTGAACACCCCTGTTTACATTCGGTTTGGCAAAAAGCCGATGCCCCTGCTGTCGGAAGAAAATAAAGAGTTTCTGTTTGGCAAAGGCCGTGTGGTCAGCGAGGGCGATGATTTGGTGCTGGTAGCCACCGGCGAAACGGTTTATCCGGCCCTGCTGGCCGCCCGCCAGTTGGAACAAACCCACGGCATCCGCGCGACGGTTATCAGCATGCACACCATCAAGCCGCTCGACTGCGATCTGCTGGCTACCGTAGCGGCCAAAGGCTGCCCCATTCTGACGGTCGAAGAGCATAGCGTATATGGTGGGTTAGGCGAAGCCTGCGCGTCATTCCTGATGATGAATGGATTCCGCAACCGCTTCAACATCATGGGTATTCCGGATGAATACACCGTTACCGGCTCGCAGGTGGAGATTTTTAACCACTACGGCTTATCTGAAAACGGCATTGCTCAGGAAGCGCTGACCTTACTGGGTCGGTAA
- a CDS encoding GLPGLI family protein codes for MKAFLTLVLIGWLTATAALAQNTEGVVTYERKTYWTRIIARMTFLSQEQKDRAAQTWKNDDEFKEKMKLSFNENESLYTYGSEQGQTDDGQYSWRNSDLVLYRNFSKDKKTDVVEMLGKTYIVEDSLHTPTWKIGNQIKDVAGYVCMKAETEDPIKKQKITAWFAQDIPVSAGPERYNGLPGVILELSLNDGDVVIEATNVSLKKLTPDDLKLPKLKGKKINDAAYDALIRQHIADSMTAHRNPYWAIRY; via the coding sequence ATGAAAGCATTCCTCACTTTAGTTCTTATCGGCTGGCTTACGGCTACGGCCGCTCTGGCGCAGAATACCGAGGGTGTCGTAACCTACGAACGCAAGACGTACTGGACCAGAATCATCGCCCGCATGACGTTCCTGAGTCAGGAGCAGAAAGACCGGGCCGCTCAGACCTGGAAAAACGACGACGAGTTTAAAGAGAAAATGAAACTGTCGTTCAACGAGAATGAAAGCCTGTACACGTACGGTAGTGAGCAGGGCCAGACCGACGATGGACAGTATTCATGGCGTAATTCTGATCTGGTCCTGTACCGGAATTTCAGCAAGGACAAAAAGACGGATGTTGTCGAGATGCTGGGGAAAACCTATATCGTTGAAGATTCCCTGCACACGCCAACCTGGAAAATTGGTAATCAGATTAAGGACGTTGCGGGTTACGTCTGCATGAAAGCCGAAACCGAAGACCCCATCAAAAAGCAAAAAATTACGGCCTGGTTTGCGCAGGATATTCCGGTTTCGGCTGGTCCGGAGCGGTACAACGGTTTGCCGGGCGTCATTCTGGAGTTGAGTCTGAACGACGGCGATGTGGTCATTGAAGCGACGAACGTGAGCCTGAAAAAACTGACGCCCGACGACCTGAAGCTCCCGAAGCTAAAAGGGAAGAAGATTAATGACGCGGCCTATGACGCGCTCATCCGGCAGCACATTGCCGACAGCATGACCGCGCATCGAAACCCGTACTGGGCAATTCGTTATTGA
- a CDS encoding esterase, producing the protein MKNRTLFGLIGLICMALTTISWAQQRSNPVVSPEVLADNSVIFRLKAPNAKSVRLLGTWLKDLRNTVEMTRNDSSVFEAKVGPLPADMYEYRFIVDGIPMLDPANNVVTRDGSINESRLILPGPQTQLYDVQAVPHGTLSAVWYPSPTIGMDRRMAIYTPPGYDKSGKKYPVLYLFHGGGGDEEGWISRGRTNYILDNLIAAGKALPMIVVMTNGVPNVAAAPGERPAFAKAAPGAPVGIQSMTSGKFETSLIKDVIPYVEANYRVIADPAHRAIAGLSMGGYHTQQITNANPTTFGYIGVMSMGLFDGPMARNYNKEEHIKQIQALKQAKPKLYWIACGKDDFLYDSVTKLRALYDQQGMPYTYRESEGGHTWVNWRLYLMELAPKLFK; encoded by the coding sequence ATGAAGAACAGAACTCTTTTTGGTCTGATCGGGCTGATTTGCATGGCGTTAACCACGATTTCGTGGGCGCAGCAACGGTCCAACCCGGTGGTGTCGCCGGAAGTCCTGGCTGATAACTCGGTCATTTTCCGCCTGAAAGCGCCGAATGCCAAAAGCGTTCGCCTGCTGGGAACCTGGCTGAAGGATTTACGGAACACGGTCGAAATGACTCGTAACGATTCGAGTGTATTCGAAGCCAAAGTTGGTCCGCTGCCGGCCGACATGTATGAATACCGCTTTATTGTCGATGGTATCCCGATGCTGGACCCCGCCAATAACGTAGTCACCCGCGACGGTTCCATCAATGAAAGTCGGTTGATTCTACCCGGACCTCAGACGCAGCTGTATGATGTGCAGGCGGTTCCGCACGGCACGTTATCGGCCGTCTGGTATCCGTCGCCCACGATCGGCATGGACCGGCGGATGGCGATTTACACTCCACCCGGTTACGACAAAAGCGGCAAAAAATATCCGGTCTTGTATCTGTTCCACGGGGGAGGGGGCGATGAAGAAGGCTGGATCAGCCGCGGACGAACCAACTATATCCTCGATAATCTGATTGCGGCCGGTAAGGCCTTGCCTATGATTGTGGTGATGACCAATGGGGTTCCCAACGTTGCGGCCGCACCGGGCGAGCGACCCGCCTTTGCGAAGGCAGCGCCGGGCGCACCGGTTGGTATCCAATCCATGACGAGCGGCAAATTTGAAACAAGTCTGATCAAGGACGTCATTCCTTACGTCGAAGCCAATTACCGGGTGATCGCTGACCCGGCGCACCGGGCGATTGCCGGCCTTTCGATGGGCGGCTATCATACTCAGCAGATTACCAACGCCAACCCCACTACGTTCGGCTACATTGGCGTCATGAGCATGGGCCTTTTTGATGGTCCGATGGCCCGCAATTATAACAAAGAGGAACACATCAAACAGATACAGGCTCTTAAACAGGCCAAACCCAAACTCTACTGGATTGCCTGTGGCAAGGATGATTTCCTGTATGACAGCGTAACGAAACTCCGGGCTTTGTATGACCAGCAAGGAATGCCCTATACGTACCGGGAAAGTGAGGGTGGTCACACCTGGGTCAACTGGCGACTTTATCTGATGGAGCTGGCGCCGAAGCTTTTCAAATAA
- a CDS encoding transketolase: MNVNELAQKSVQYRRNILKYIVGAKAGHTGGSLSCVDILNVLYNNVLRVSPETFGSPTRDRYIQSKGHTVEALYVVLADKGFFPESDLETLCQYKSHYIGHPTRKIKGIEQNTGSLGHGLALSVGTALSAKLDELDYRVFTLLGDGELPEGSNWEAALLASHYKLDNLCAIVDKNTLQISGSTADVCNTDPLDQKFEAFGWSVRHVDGHDLAALQEVFDALPFAPGKPSLIIAHTVKGKGVSFMEGQLKWHHGVPNSEQYAQALDELEEAALALA, encoded by the coding sequence ATGAATGTCAATGAATTAGCCCAAAAGTCGGTGCAGTACCGCCGGAATATTCTGAAGTATATAGTCGGAGCGAAAGCCGGACACACAGGTGGCAGCCTGTCCTGCGTCGACATCCTGAATGTGTTGTATAACAACGTACTCAGAGTCAGTCCGGAAACGTTTGGTTCGCCCACCCGCGACCGGTATATCCAGAGTAAAGGCCATACGGTAGAGGCCCTTTACGTCGTGCTGGCCGATAAAGGCTTTTTCCCGGAATCGGATCTGGAGACGCTGTGTCAGTATAAATCGCACTACATCGGCCACCCGACCCGTAAGATTAAGGGCATCGAGCAAAACACCGGTTCGCTGGGGCACGGCCTGGCCCTGAGTGTGGGAACGGCGCTGTCGGCCAAACTGGATGAGCTGGACTACCGCGTGTTTACGTTGCTGGGCGACGGCGAGCTGCCCGAAGGCTCCAACTGGGAAGCTGCCCTGCTGGCATCGCATTATAAATTGGATAATCTCTGCGCCATCGTCGACAAAAACACCCTGCAGATTTCAGGGTCAACGGCCGACGTGTGCAATACCGACCCGCTCGATCAAAAATTTGAAGCGTTCGGATGGTCAGTACGGCACGTTGACGGGCATGATCTGGCGGCCTTGCAGGAAGTCTTTGATGCCTTGCCGTTTGCACCCGGCAAACCAAGCCTAATTATTGCCCATACTGTAAAAGGCAAGGGCGTCAGTTTCATGGAGGGGCAATTGAAATGGCACCATGGCGTACCTAATTCGGAACAATACGCTCAGGCTCTGGACGAGCTGGAAGAGGCAGCCCTGGCTTTGGCATAA
- a CDS encoding alpha/beta hydrolase, which produces MRALFIVCFLVSGLVQAQQKEVRLYDGPAPGSEKWNWEEKKNNKNAIKLMTVFNVVNPTLTVFPADPAVANGTSVIICPGGGFHFLAIDNEGNDAAKWLAQKGITAFVLKYRTAHINTDDPFADMMAGINGPRKDEWDAENKATIPLTIADGRAAIAYVRKHAANYGIAPDRIGILGFSAGGTVTASSAFNYTPDNRPAFVAPVYAYMPASLQSAVATDAPPMFLVCASDDQLNLAPHTVELYSKWLAAKKPVELHMYAKGGHGFGMNRQNLPSDQWIERFADWLTQQGFMNQVKK; this is translated from the coding sequence ATGAGAGCACTGTTCATTGTATGCTTCCTGGTATCGGGCCTGGTGCAGGCGCAGCAGAAGGAAGTCCGGCTATACGACGGACCGGCACCGGGTTCTGAAAAATGGAACTGGGAAGAAAAAAAGAATAATAAAAACGCCATTAAGCTGATGACGGTTTTCAACGTCGTCAATCCAACGCTGACGGTGTTTCCGGCCGACCCGGCGGTGGCCAACGGTACGTCGGTTATTATCTGCCCCGGTGGTGGCTTCCACTTCCTGGCGATTGATAATGAAGGGAACGATGCCGCCAAATGGCTGGCCCAAAAAGGTATTACCGCGTTTGTGCTGAAATATCGCACGGCTCATATTAACACCGACGACCCGTTTGCCGATATGATGGCAGGGATAAACGGGCCGCGTAAGGACGAATGGGATGCCGAGAATAAAGCTACTATTCCGCTAACCATTGCCGATGGCCGTGCTGCCATTGCTTACGTGCGCAAACACGCAGCTAACTATGGAATCGCGCCCGACCGGATTGGTATCCTGGGTTTCTCGGCGGGTGGTACGGTCACGGCCTCATCGGCTTTCAACTACACGCCCGACAACCGACCGGCGTTTGTGGCACCTGTTTACGCCTATATGCCCGCTTCGCTGCAAAGTGCCGTGGCTACCGACGCGCCACCTATGTTTTTGGTCTGTGCCTCCGACGACCAGTTAAATCTGGCCCCGCATACTGTCGAATTATACAGCAAATGGCTGGCGGCCAAAAAGCCGGTCGAGCTGCACATGTACGCCAAAGGCGGCCACGGTTTCGGCATGAACAGACAAAACCTACCCTCCGATCAGTGGATTGAGCGATTTGCCGATTGGCTGACGCAACAGGGTTTTATGAACCAGGTGAAAAAATGA
- a CDS encoding DUF1593 domain-containing protein has product MKPAYLFVVLFLMALLPTMGQSGPSVAQTPSQKPRLVVLTDIENEPDDSQSLVRLLTYANLIDIEGLVATTSIHLQKRVAPETIHRIVDAYGKVQPNLLKHEPGYPTAQVLKTVIKKGLPVYGMGGVGEGKDSEGSNWIIRQLEKPDRTGGPDRPLWVSVWGGVNTLAQALRTIQKTRTPEQAERLYRKLRVYTISDQDDSGPWIRKTFPSVFYVVSPGYGYEHATWRGINTGEPGTHPEYASDAWLVEHIQQGHGPLGALYPDVAFGMEGDTPSFLGLIPNGLNAPEHPDWGGWGGRYVLQQPTLIASRNKPASAPAEEPETRPIWTNSADSVLTPRTFMPPPETKQPTAKKSLQATIWRWRTEFQNDFAARMDWCTKPYKEANHPPVPRLSHPENLTVKSGEQFYLRASESTDPDGDSMSFRWMQYPEAGTYQGVVNYENFVSNIYEARPIAPTVTSPQTIHFILKVTDKGTPALTRYKRVIVTVVP; this is encoded by the coding sequence ATGAAACCTGCTTATCTGTTCGTAGTTCTTTTTCTAATGGCCCTGCTACCGACTATGGGGCAGTCTGGGCCTAGCGTGGCCCAGACACCCAGCCAAAAGCCGAGACTAGTGGTGCTGACTGATATTGAGAACGAACCCGACGATTCGCAGTCGCTGGTTCGCCTGCTTACGTATGCCAATCTGATTGATATTGAAGGGCTGGTGGCGACTACCTCCATTCACCTGCAAAAACGCGTGGCTCCCGAAACCATTCACCGGATCGTGGACGCCTATGGGAAAGTGCAGCCTAATCTGCTGAAACATGAACCGGGCTATCCAACTGCGCAGGTTCTGAAAACGGTTATCAAAAAAGGGTTACCCGTGTATGGCATGGGTGGTGTGGGTGAGGGCAAAGACTCGGAAGGGTCGAACTGGATTATCCGGCAACTGGAAAAACCCGACCGCACCGGCGGACCGGACCGGCCGCTATGGGTGTCGGTCTGGGGTGGTGTAAATACACTGGCGCAGGCCCTCCGGACCATTCAGAAAACCCGCACACCCGAGCAGGCCGAGCGGCTGTACCGCAAACTGCGGGTCTATACCATTTCCGATCAGGACGACAGCGGCCCCTGGATTCGGAAGACCTTTCCGAGCGTGTTTTATGTGGTGAGCCCTGGCTATGGCTACGAACACGCTACCTGGCGCGGGATCAACACGGGCGAACCGGGCACGCATCCGGAGTACGCCAGCGATGCCTGGCTGGTCGAACACATTCAGCAGGGGCATGGACCACTGGGGGCACTGTATCCCGACGTAGCCTTTGGGATGGAAGGGGACACCCCGTCTTTTCTGGGGTTGATTCCGAATGGTCTGAACGCACCAGAGCACCCCGACTGGGGCGGCTGGGGTGGTCGTTACGTCCTGCAACAGCCTACGTTAATCGCCAGCCGTAATAAGCCCGCCAGTGCGCCGGCCGAAGAGCCCGAAACGCGCCCTATCTGGACGAATTCAGCGGACTCGGTTCTGACCCCAAGAACCTTTATGCCCCCGCCGGAAACCAAACAGCCTACGGCCAAAAAGAGCCTTCAGGCCACCATCTGGCGGTGGCGTACGGAATTCCAGAACGATTTTGCCGCCCGTATGGACTGGTGTACCAAACCCTACAAGGAGGCTAATCACCCACCCGTTCCCCGGCTGTCGCACCCCGAAAATCTGACCGTCAAATCGGGCGAGCAATTTTACCTGCGGGCCTCCGAATCGACGGACCCCGACGGCGATTCGATGAGTTTCCGCTGGATGCAGTATCCCGAAGCAGGTACGTACCAGGGGGTGGTCAACTACGAGAATTTTGTTTCGAACATCTACGAAGCCCGGCCTATTGCCCCGACCGTAACGAGCCCGCAAACGATTCATTTCATTCTGAAAGTAACTGATAAGGGTACTCCTGCCTTAACGCGTTACAAACGGGTAATCGTAACCGTAGTGCCCTAA
- a CDS encoding DeoR/GlpR family DNA-binding transcription regulator — MLANQRRDKILELLKEDGSAKVADLAKLFKVTEVTIRQDLDKLEKDGLVIKEHGGAYLKNIEDQVRTFSLANQENMAQKERIAQKCLEFIEVGDTIILDSGSTTTEIAKKLVGYKNLTVITNALNIALILGAEPGIEVIMTGGEFKPPTLSLTGQKAADFFRGLNVQKLFLATAGISLKSGLTYPSISDLVVKKAMIDAADITYLVADSSKIGRSALASLGALSLIDYIITDPGIEEKHKQVFHDNEIELILAN, encoded by the coding sequence ATGCTGGCAAACCAACGTCGGGACAAGATTCTCGAACTGCTCAAAGAAGACGGCTCGGCCAAAGTGGCTGACTTGGCGAAATTGTTTAAAGTAACCGAAGTCACTATCCGGCAGGATTTGGATAAACTTGAAAAGGATGGGCTGGTCATCAAAGAGCACGGGGGCGCTTACTTAAAAAATATTGAGGATCAGGTTCGTACGTTCTCATTGGCCAATCAGGAAAACATGGCCCAAAAAGAACGTATTGCCCAAAAGTGTCTGGAGTTCATTGAGGTTGGCGATACTATCATTCTCGATTCGGGCTCGACAACCACCGAAATTGCCAAAAAGCTGGTGGGCTATAAAAACCTGACGGTGATCACCAATGCGTTGAATATAGCTCTCATTCTAGGTGCTGAGCCGGGGATTGAAGTGATCATGACGGGGGGAGAATTCAAGCCGCCTACCCTGTCGCTCACGGGGCAGAAAGCGGCCGATTTTTTCAGGGGGCTTAATGTGCAGAAGCTGTTTCTGGCCACGGCCGGTATCTCCCTTAAGTCGGGGCTTACGTATCCGAGCATCAGCGATCTCGTGGTGAAAAAAGCCATGATTGATGCGGCTGATATTACGTATCTGGTTGCCGATTCCAGCAAAATCGGCCGGAGTGCGCTGGCTAGTCTGGGGGCGCTGTCACTCATTGATTATATCATCACTGACCCCGGCATTGAGGAGAAGCACAAACAGGTATTTCACGACAACGAGATCGAACTGATTCTAGCGAATTGA